The Bacteroidota bacterium nucleotide sequence ATCACTGTGTTTCACATGAACGATAAATTCATTGTGAAATTCGAAGCGGGAATGATGGAACAGGTTTATAAATTTCCGCAGGAAAAATTCGGTGGAATGGATGCGATCCGTGAAGCGATGAATGAAACGTTCCTGAAAAAAGTAAAAGCGAGATTCAATGAGATGTTTCTGGATATGAAGGGGCTTGGGTTATGAGTTATGTATGGGCATCTCTAATAACTTCGAACTGCAGCGTTGGGCTACGTCCTCAAAATCCTCATTTACGAATAGTAAATTCCGGTTTTTCGGACTTGCCCGCCTTGCATTTCTGCGTTTTTAGAGATGCCCGTATTTAAATGATGTGAACAATTACAAACCCGGAATTAGAAGCTCACGGATTCACCGGCTTCTTATAGTATTTCATCGCAGTAGGCATGAACGCTTTTATATTCGCAATTCGTGTCGCATCATTCGGATGTGTACTCAGGAATTGTATCGGTTGATTCGGACTCACCTGTTGCATTCTTTCCCAGAAAGCGATCGCTTTATTCGGATCGTAACCGGCCATTGCCATAAAACACAATCCTAATTTATCGGCTTCTGTTTCGTGCTTGCGCGAATACGCGAGCGCGCCGAGCGTAGTGCTTGCTCCATAAACCTGGTTGAAAATATTTGCGGTCTGTTCCGCTTGTGTCGAAAGTGCAACATTCAAAGCCACTCCTCCCATTTGTATCGCGAGCTGTTCACTCATACGCTCGTTCCCGTGACGCGCAATGGCGTGCGCGATCTCGTGGCCAAGTACCACTGCAAGTCCGTCTTCATCTTTTGTGATCGGGAGAAGCGCATTGTACACCACAACTTTTCCGCCGGGCATACACCATGCATTCACTTCATCACTCTGCACGAGATTGAAAATCCAGAAGTAACCATTCACACGTTTCGACTGGTTATGTGTTTTGAGATAATTCACGATCGCATCAGAGATCTTCTTCCCTACTCTGTTCACAAGCACAGCGCCGGAATCGGGCTGATGAATGACGGTGTGCGCTGCAATGAATTTATTGTACTCCTGCGTACTCAGGTAAAGCATTTCCGATTCAGGAATGAGATTGAACTGTCGCCGGTTCGTGATCGGAACCCTGGAACACGAGAAAGAAAAAAATACCGTAAGTAAAAATGTGAATGAAAATATCCGTTTCATAAAAGAGAATTTATTCGATGCGTGCAGAGATACCGCGCTCAAGAATAGTTTCGCAAACCGGAATGAGGTCTTCCATCGATCCACGCTTCACCCCGCATTTTCCGGTATTGTGGATCAGTAATGCGCATTGCTCTGCCTGCAGTGCATTGTGCCCGCAAACTTCCATGAGTGTTTTAATCACCCAATCGAACGTATTCACATCATCATTATACACAATGAGATCATGAATATCTGTAAGTTGTTCTTCGAGTAAAGTAATTTCCTGCTGTTGTGTTTTCATGGGAGTACGAAATCCCGATAGCTATCGGGACGAAAATTCTACTTAAAGTTACGAAATGCGAATGAATACGAAATTAGTTTTCTCCACGGGATAGTGGGTCAGTTTGAAAATTCTTAGCGCCTTAGCGTCTTTGCGGTTTAATAAAAGAATGGTTTAGGAACCGCCCTTCAATTCTTCAGGGCAGGCTGCGGCGCCAAGGCGCGAAGTTGAATCGGAAAACTAATGCACGGCATCTTCAAGCGGAACTTTCTTTCCGTTTTTCCACGCAACTATGAATGCATCCGTAATCCCTTTCTGCACCGCATCATTCTTCAGCACATCCGCTTCATCTTTACTCACGTACATTCCCACCTGATAATACGTAAGTCCTGTTTCTGAATCATAATAATTTTTCACTCCCTGCGATGAGAACCGGAGGATCTTCGTTGCAATTTCAAGCGGAACCTGCCCCTGGAAAGCACCGAGCTGAACGCAGAAAACTATTCCGGTATCGGGAATGAATTCGGAAGAAGAAGTATGCACCACATCAGTTGATGAAGAATTATTCTGCTGATCAGTATTTGCTGATTGCTGCTGAGAATTATTTTGCTGATTATTATTTGCCGATTGTTGCTGAGAATTATTTTGCTGATTGTTATTTGCTGATTGTTGCTGAGAATTATTTTGCTGATTGTTATTTGCTGATTGCTGCTGTGAATTATTTTGCTGATTATTATTTGCCGATTGTTGCTGTGAATTATTTTGCTGTGAATTATTAGGAACACCATCTTCATATCCGCCTTCCACTTCCGGTGTGGGAGAAGTTTTTCCTTCTTTCTCCAATTCCTGCGCCTGCGCAATGGAAATGCGTTCACCATCGTAGTACGCAGTGACAAATGCATCTGTCGCTCCATGCGCCACGATAGTACGCCTGGTGGCGATGGCCGAATTCACATCATTGTATTTTCCGGAAGAATAACGGATCTGTCCGTTCGGCGCTTTCGATGTGAAAAGTCCGCGGAGATGCTGCAGCCGCGCGTCGTTGGAATACGTATTGTAAACACCAACCTGCACCGTGTAGAATAATCCTTTCACTTCGGAAACATCTTTTGCATTCGCAACGTTCTGATTGTTGACTGATGATTGTTGATCGTTGATTTGATTCTGCTGGTTGTTGTTTTGATTCTGATCAACAACAACCTGCTGCTGATTTCCATTTTGTCCGCTGCAATTGTAGGAGTCAGCAATGGAAACGCGTTTGCCATTACAGTAAGCTACCACGAAAGCATCTTTGTAACCGATAGCACGGATTTCATTTTTCGCATCATCGGCATTTTTGAAATTGGTGAATTTACCTGCGGTGTAGCGCGTCAATCCGGAACCTGCCGGTTCGCCGGTAACGGGCTGTACATTTTTGAAAAGATCCATCGGGATTGGATTGCGGAATGCGCCGATCTGAACTTTGTAAATAACACCTTCCGGCAATTGCGGATTCATTTCTACAACCGCCGCTGTATTGGTATGAAGTTTCAATTCTTCACCGGGAGCAAGGCGATTCACTACTGAAGTTTGATTGTTGATGTTTGATTGTTGATTGTTGATTTGATTTTGATTTTGGTTATCTGTTACGTGCTGATCAACATTCTGATTGTTGACTGATGATTGTTGATTGTTGATTTGATTCTGATTATCCGTTACGTGCTGATCAACATTCTGATTGTTGACTGATGATTGTTGATCGTTGATTTGATTTTGATTATCCGCAACAATCTTTGCATTTGGATTTTCAGCATTCGCCACCGCTTTCACATCCGATTGTTGCTGTGCATCGAGTCCCTGCAAAAGTTGATCTGCTGTTTTGTGTTTATCAGTTGCATCAATACGAGCAGTTCCTGCCATGGCATTCACTGAATCACGCTTTGTGAGATCACTCTTTGCCGCTTCATTATATTTTTTCGACTGATCAACCAGCACTTGCTTTTTATTCGGATCAGTTTCATCTGCGGCCTGCATAGCGAAATCCTGCGCCTGAGAAATATTCTGATTGGCATCTGACTGGTAAGTTTCACCAAGTTTATTCAAACGCGAAGCTTCATCATCCGATTTTACAGCTTCAGCATTTTTCGATGCAAAGGAATTGTAAACAGAAGAATTTTTTATTGAGTCTGCTTTTTCGCTGCTCATCACTTTTCCATTCGAAGGATCAATGATGTCCTTGTGAGTTATTGATTGCTGATTATTATTCTGATTCTGATTATCCGTCACATGCTGATCAACATTCTGATTGTTGACTGATGATTGTTGATTGTTGTTTTGATTCTGATTATCCGTTACGTGCTGATCAACATTCTGATTGTTGACTGATGATTGTTGATTGTTGTTTTGATTCTGATTATCCGTTACGTGCTGATCAACATTCTGATTGTTGACTGATGATTGTTGATTGTTGATTTGATTTTGATTATCCGTTACATGCTGATCAACATTCTGATTTTGATTATTAGCGACAAGCGGAGTTACTCCTGCTTTTTTATAATCGGCGAGTGCATCCTGCTGTTTCTGCAACGCTTGTTTTTCTTTTTCTTCTGCAGCTTTCTGGTGAATGTCTTTGGTGTAAGGATCGGAAGCCGAATCTGCTTTTTGACGTTCTGTTTTCGCATCGCCGAAAAGTTTCACCGATTCATCGGAAAGCAATTGTGCAGAAGCAACGGAAGGATCATCATTATTCGCCGAACCATTTTCATAATTCTTCAGTTGATCTGTATTCGAATTGAACTGCGCCCGGTTGGCCTCTCCCTGTTTCGCCGATGCCTGCGATTCTTTTTCCCACGCCTGGCGCTGCGCATCCGTGGCCTGCGCGAGTAATTTATCTTTCGCATCTCCATTCGCATTCGAAGCTGCATTGGTCAGCGAATCCTGCTTGTGATGCAAGCCATCGGCCTGCAAGGTGAGATCTTCTTTTTCTTTGATGGAATTCTGCGCCGCTGCTGCATCGTAATTTACATGCTGCTGCGACTGATTATTCTGCTGCTCATTCACATGCTGCTCCGCCACCATTGAATTCTGGCGTTCCTGCACGGCCAGCGCCTGTTTATCATTTGCCTGCTGGCGCAGATCCGTGATCTCTTTGCTGAGCTGATCCTGCTTTGTTTTGTTGTGTGTCTTCTGGAATTCTTTTTGTTTTGCATCGGCCTGCGCATTCAGCGTGTCGGCCCAATCATCATAAATATCTGCTTTTGCAGTTGTGGAATCAGAACTTTTTCCTGCAACCGCCAGTTGATCCTGGAATTGCTTATCGGTATTCGCTGCCGCTACATTGGTATTCGCAGTGGATTGTTGCCCGGCAATTTTTGCATTGTTCTCCGCTTTTACAGCATCATTCTGTTTCTGCTTCTCATCTTTCTGCAATTGCGCAATATCTTTTTTGATCGCAGCTTGTTGTTTTTTATCGGTTGTTCCTGCTAATTCATAATTTTTTGCTTTCACCTGGTCGTCGATCGTTGCTGCCCAGGTGGAATCTATTCTTGCAATTTCATTTTGTTTTTTCACCGGATCGGAAATTCCATCGGTCTGCGAAAGTTCAGAAGTGTACTGCTCATTCACCGCTTGCATATCCACAGCGGAATCCTGATTGTTGGTGTTTGATTGTTGATTGTTGACCTGGTTTTGATTTTGATTATCGGTGATATGTTGATCAGTGTTTTGATTTTGATTATCAGTTACATTTTGATTGTTGGTGTTTGATTGTTGATTGTTGATTTGGTTTTGATTCTGATTAATAACAACATTCTGATCATTGTTCAAATTTGTGGGCGGGGCAAATGTGCGTGCATTGCCATTGTCATTCACCACCTGCTGGTAAGCAACCGCATCGGAACTGATCTGTTTTTTATCATCAGCAGAAACAGGCGCCGATGAAATGGAAGTATTCTTCGATTGCGATACCGTATTTTTTGCAGCGGCAAGCTGGTTATCGAGATCGTTGGTTTCATTCTGCAATATTTTTACGTTCGCATCATCTTTTGCGAGTTGCTGCTTATCATCATCCACATCTTCTTTTATTCCTGCAATTTGCTGATCGATCTGCGCACGCGCATCTGCATCTTTCTCTTTCGATTTATCACTTTCGAGCTGAACGATCTTATCTGACTTCATGGTAATATCGTCACGCATGTCTTTTGCATCAGCAGTTGCTTTGTCGAGTTCCTGGTGTTTCTTAGCCGATTCGTCCTGCAAATTATTCACCGTCTCCGTTTGATTCGAACGTACATCGGTCATTGCTTTTAAATCGCCCTCCATTTTTTCTGCTGCAGTAAGCGCTTTGCTGTCATTTTTATTCACCGCCTGGTCCAGCGCCGTTGCATACGATTTTGTTTCATCTGCTTCTTTCTGTTTCTGCGTTGCATCGTTATTCATCGCATCGGCAATTTCAAGAGCAGCCACCGTTTGCGATTCCAATGCATTGGCCTGCGACTGCAACTGCGCGGCTTTATCTTCCGCATTTTGTTTGTCGGGCCCATCTGCCATTGCATCAGCAGCATTTTTTGCATCGGTAGCTTCTTTCTGCTTTTCTTTCGCCTGCGAATTCAACTGCATCGCATAATTGTAAGCCCGATCTGTTTGCGTTTTCAAAGTCGATGCATCGTTCTGCGTTGCATCTGCATCTTCGTACGCCGACGACACAAGTTCTGCATTGCTTACGTTAGTTGTTTTATGCTGATCGCCGGGATTGTTTTCTGTAATGCTGCTATCTGATGCTGCTGTATCAATGGACTGATCTGTATTTTGATTCTCATTTGAATTGGAATTATCAGCCAGCATCGCGGAATTATCTTCCGGCTTAATATCAAGT carries:
- a CDS encoding M48 family metallopeptidase gives rise to the protein MKRIFSFTFLLTVFFSFSCSRVPITNRRQFNLIPESEMLYLSTQEYNKFIAAHTVIHQPDSGAVLVNRVGKKISDAIVNYLKTHNQSKRVNGYFWIFNLVQSDEVNAWCMPGGKVVVYNALLPITKDEDGLAVVLGHEIAHAIARHGNERMSEQLAIQMGGVALNVALSTQAEQTANIFNQVYGASTTLGALAYSRKHETEADKLGLCFMAMAGYDPNKAIAFWERMQQVSPNQPIQFLSTHPNDATRIANIKAFMPTAMKYYKKPVNP
- a CDS encoding PD40 domain-containing protein, with product MLFEAEDYVAAMPLYSGLLANDKEDPGLNYRYGVCVLFASSDKDQALSFLEKASKSPGVEPDVWYYLGRAYHLNYQFDQAIVAYSKFKTVAGEKKSEKLQVDNQIAMCKTGKKMLKAITDIYVIDKAELSELDFWRRYDLTTAGYSGQLLVKPDDFKTPLDKKKGENSIIFLAGEKNELAFSSYGNDESNGKDIYIVNRLPNGQWGKPINPGYPINTEYDEDYPFLHPNGKVLYFSSKGHNSMGGYDIFRSEYNDETNSWEKPVNVDFAINSTDDDILFVTDYDESTAYFASNRNSPKGKMTVYHVQIKRKPVNLVLVKGNFHPSEGDYNYSADITVKNSSGETVGTYKSSAAGGGYFITLPNNGGKYSFTVEHRGVTTQTESVLIPPQYSIKAISQVIGYKDESGDRKLFIATDLESDTSMLDPIFLKDKAKLDIKPEDNSAMLADNSNSNENQNTDQSIDTAASDSSITENNPGDQHKTTNVSNAELVSSAYEDADATQNDASTLKTQTDRAYNYAMQLNSQAKEKQKEATDAKNAADAMADGPDKQNAEDKAAQLQSQANALESQTVAALEIADAMNNDATQKQKEADETKSYATALDQAVNKNDSKALTAAEKMEGDLKAMTDVRSNQTETVNNLQDESAKKHQELDKATADAKDMRDDITMKSDKIVQLESDKSKEKDADARAQIDQQIAGIKEDVDDDKQQLAKDDANVKILQNETNDLDNQLAAAKNTVSQSKNTSISSAPVSADDKKQISSDAVAYQQVVNDNGNARTFAPPTNLNNDQNVVINQNQNQINNQQSNTNNQNVTDNQNQNTDQHITDNQNQNQVNNQQSNTNNQDSAVDMQAVNEQYTSELSQTDGISDPVKKQNEIARIDSTWAATIDDQVKAKNYELAGTTDKKQQAAIKKDIAQLQKDEKQKQNDAVKAENNAKIAGQQSTANTNVAAANTDKQFQDQLAVAGKSSDSTTAKADIYDDWADTLNAQADAKQKEFQKTHNKTKQDQLSKEITDLRQQANDKQALAVQERQNSMVAEQHVNEQQNNQSQQHVNYDAAAAQNSIKEKEDLTLQADGLHHKQDSLTNAASNANGDAKDKLLAQATDAQRQAWEKESQASAKQGEANRAQFNSNTDQLKNYENGSANNDDPSVASAQLLSDESVKLFGDAKTERQKADSASDPYTKDIHQKAAEEKEKQALQKQQDALADYKKAGVTPLVANNQNQNVDQHVTDNQNQINNQQSSVNNQNVDQHVTDNQNQNNNQQSSVNNQNVDQHVTDNQNQNNNQQSSVNNQNVDQHVTDNQNQNNNQQSITHKDIIDPSNGKVMSSEKADSIKNSSVYNSFASKNAEAVKSDDEASRLNKLGETYQSDANQNISQAQDFAMQAADETDPNKKQVLVDQSKKYNEAAKSDLTKRDSVNAMAGTARIDATDKHKTADQLLQGLDAQQQSDVKAVANAENPNAKIVADNQNQINDQQSSVNNQNVDQHVTDNQNQINNQQSSVNNQNVDQHVTDNQNQNQINNQQSNINNQTSVVNRLAPGEELKLHTNTAAVVEMNPQLPEGVIYKVQIGAFRNPIPMDLFKNVQPVTGEPAGSGLTRYTAGKFTNFKNADDAKNEIRAIGYKDAFVVAYCNGKRVSIADSYNCSGQNGNQQQVVVDQNQNNNQQNQINDQQSSVNNQNVANAKDVSEVKGLFYTVQVGVYNTYSNDARLQHLRGLFTSKAPNGQIRYSSGKYNDVNSAIATRRTIVAHGATDAFVTAYYDGERISIAQAQELEKEGKTSPTPEVEGGYEDGVPNNSQQNNSQQQSANNNQQNNSQQQSANNNQQNNSQQQSANNNQQNNSQQQSANNNQQNNSQQQSANTDQQNNSSSTDVVHTSSSEFIPDTGIVFCVQLGAFQGQVPLEIATKILRFSSQGVKNYYDSETGLTYYQVGMYVSKDEADVLKNDAVQKGITDAFIVAWKNGKKVPLEDAVH
- a CDS encoding ATP-dependent Clp protease adaptor ClpS, with amino-acid sequence MKTQQQEITLLEEQLTDIHDLIVYNDDVNTFDWVIKTLMEVCGHNALQAEQCALLIHNTGKCGVKRGSMEDLIPVCETILERGISARIE